The Deltaproteobacteria bacterium region CGGCCTGACGCTGCACCTGCACCTGGGCCACGGCGCCTACATCTGCGGCGAGGAGACGGCGCTCCTCGAGTCCCTGGAGGGCCGGCGCGGCGAGCCCCGCCTCAAGCCTCCCTTCCCCACCGAGGCGGGCCTCCGGGGACGGCCCACCCTCATCCACAACGTCGAGACCCTCGCCTGCCTGCCCTTCGTCCTCACCGAGGGCGGGGAGGCCTTCCGCGCTCTGGGCCGCACCGAGCCCGGCACCAAGCTCTACTGCGCCTCCGGGGCGGTGAAGCGGCCCGGGGTCTACGAGCTGCCCCTGGGCGTGACCCTCGACGAGCTGGTCGAGGCGGCTGGCGGCTACCGAGGCACGCCCCGGGCCTTCTCCCCCGGCGGCGCCTCCTCCGGCTTCCTGCCGATGCGCGAGCGCGGCCGCCCCCTGGACGTGAAGCACCTGGCCGAGGTCGGCTCGATGCTCGGCAGCGCCGGGGTGGTGGTGCTGCCGGACACCGTCGATCTGCTGGAGGCGGCGCGGGTGCAGCTCGCCTTCTTCGCCGCCGAGAGCTGCGGGCAGTGCGCGCCCTGCCGGATCGGCACCCGCTTCCTCCTGCAGGCCGCCACCCGCTTCGCCGGAGGCGAGGCCGCGGCGCTGGCCCACGCCGGGGACGTGGCCTGGGAGATGGCCGAGGGCTCGATCTGCGGGCTGGGGATGAGCGCCGCGAGCCCCCTGACCAGCCTGCAGCGGCACTTCCCCGAGCTCTTCGAGGGAGGCGAGGGATGAGCCGGCGCCTCTCGATCCGGCTGGACGGCCGCGAGGTCGCGGCGCAGGAGGGCGAGACCCTCCTCACCGTCGCCCGCCGCGAGGGGATCGCGATCCCCACCCTCTGCCACGACGACCGCCTCGCGCCGGCGGGCGCCTGCCGGGCCTGCCTGGTCGAGGTCGAGGGTGAGCGGCGGCTCCAGCCGGCCTGCACCTACCCGGTCCGTGACGCCCTCGCGGTCGAGACCGCCAGTGCGCG contains the following coding sequences:
- a CDS encoding NADH-ubiquinone oxidoreductase-F iron-sulfur binding region domain-containing protein, which produces MRKKGARPEEILPSLAEKGGVLGGSVREVSRETGVPEAEVWGAGTFYGLLAEPGERVRVCGGLSCHLAGTDRLCDDLRAEGHTVEQVSCLGRCDQAPAALDPSLELLSGVEPGRVLPADRELPIDLGGPDYGGYTALERARDLGPAAVIDLVEAAGLQGRGGAAFPAHLKWRAVRAARDATRYLVVNADEGEPGTFKDREVMLRRPHRLLEGAAIAAEAVGAREIVLYLRGEFLDCARSLERALEEALPALAGLTLHLHLGHGAYICGEETALLESLEGRRGEPRLKPPFPTEAGLRGRPTLIHNVETLACLPFVLTEGGEAFRALGRTEPGTKLYCASGAVKRPGVYELPLGVTLDELVEAAGGYRGTPRAFSPGGASSGFLPMRERGRPLDVKHLAEVGSMLGSAGVVVLPDTVDLLEAARVQLAFFAAESCGQCAPCRIGTRFLLQAATRFAGGEAAALAHAGDVAWEMAEGSICGLGMSAASPLTSLQRHFPELFEGGEG